The following nucleotide sequence is from Apium graveolens cultivar Ventura chromosome 4, ASM990537v1, whole genome shotgun sequence.
taaaaattacatagaaataagcaagaaattctggaaaatgataaaataaatttgcaaatgaatttttcatttatgaaaattttatttgtaaattcactcaagaacaaaTTTCAGATActcacaagtttaatcactaaagctattcaacatacccaatttaccaactaatttggtaaatgtggattcatcaagagatttagtgaaaatatctgctatttgttcttctgttggaacaaaaaatagttcaacagtaccattcatgacgtgctctctaataaaatgatacctggtgtcaatgtgcttggtccttgtatgctgcacagggttgttggtgatgactattgcacttgtattgtcaaatagaataggtattttgttcaatacagagccatagtcccgtagctgattcctaatccacaagatctgagcacagcagcttccagcagtaatatattcagcctcggccgttgaatttgaaactgtttgttgtttcttgctgtaccatgagactagtctactacctaggaattgacaactccctgaggtgcttttcctatcaacaacacttcctgcgtaatctgaatctgtatatccaacaaggttaaaaccagattctttagggtaccaaatacctagatttggtgttcccttaagatatcttaagattcgtttaacagcaacgagatgaatatctctaggatccgcttggaaccttgcacataagcatgtagcatacataatatctggtctacttgcagtaagatagagtaacgagccaatcatacctctgtagcttgtaacatctaccttaatggagttttcacatggtccaagcttgacagctgtagttgacggagtccttgctgatacagaatcctctagattgtattttttgaggagttctttgagatatttggattgacaaataaaagttccatctaacctttgatttacttgtaatccaagaaagaacttcagctctcccatcatgctcatttcaaatttgctgtgcattaacttagcaaatctcttacagagattatcattagtagacccaaatattatatcatccacatagactaagactaatatagtatcattcttatgctttttagaaaagagagttttgtttATGACACCTCatataaagctattttcaataagaaattcagagagagtgtcataccattttctcggagactgtttgagtccatagatagccttgaaaagaaagtagacaaaatccaaatgatctggatcttcaaaactaggaggttgctctacatatacctcttcatccagctttccattcagaaaggcactcttgacatccatttgataaactttaaagttagagaatgctgcaaatgccagaaatatcctgatggcctctagtttagccactggagcataggtttcatcataatcaatgtcttcagcttgagaataccctttagctaccagtcttgctttgtttcttgtaaccacaccatcttcatctagtttattcctgaatacccaccgagtaccaacagctttcttgtgtgtaggtctaggtaccagtttccagacttgttgatgttcaaactgtttgagttcatcttgcatagcaatcacccaatctggatcagtcagtgcttcctcaatcttcttaggttccatctcagaaagaaatcctgagaacagacactcattttgagtagcacgtctagttctgactccaacatctggatcaccaataatcaactcaaaaggatgagctttattccagacagtctgtcttggaagatttaatcttgatgattcgccttgaaattcattggatgttgtgtcctactagtcACTACTACATATTTGGACTTACATAGCATTTCTTTTTGCGCTTACATAACACTTTTAAGTGCTATGCAAGCCAGTGTTATGCAAGTACAAGTGTCTTGTATAGCACTTCTTATTATGCTATGCAAGCACCAGAACTTAAATACCATTTTTAAAAACGCTATGTAAGGAAGTGATACATAAGTGCTAACACTTCAATAACACTTGTATAAGTGATATGCAAGCACTATCTTTATTTTACTACTTCAACGGATGTTTACTGGATaaagaaattattatttttttctaatttcatttttatcaacaataatttcataatttaataaaaagtaatatttttttataaagattcAATATGAAAGATAAATGCTCAAATAAAAAATGAAAGTACTAGTGATAGCCCCTTTCTAAAAAGCAATTTAGAAATTACTGCAACATAGCTGATAATAAATCATTCCTTACATTGCATTCTTGTGCATACTAGTCTAAAATTTCTGATAATTATGAAAGAATGGAAAAGAATAAAATTATTGTGAACTATTCTGCTCACAACATCATCATGTCTGTAAAGTTATCTATCATGAGAGTACACCAGGCGCCCTTCAACAACACTGCATTCTTAACGCATAATCTTTATCCTACAAAATAACAATTGTTCACATCATTACAGATGAATCAATTGACTCACAAAAGTTACTAaataagttatatatatatatatgatatatataggTACCTTTATTAAGGAGGTTGCGCGTGTGTGCTTAAACCCTTGAAGCATCTGTTTGCAGAGGTGAAGTGCAGTAGCAAAGCCAGCCCAACCGGAGCCAACAACAAATTTTTGCTTCTTCATTGATCATATTAGCCATATTACCATTATTGTTGATAAAAAATACATTGCTTTCATCACATACTATATTATCCAGTGCAACCATGCGAAAAGAAAACCGCGAAAATGGTTCTAACTCTTCTTTGCTGACTATGGTTTCCTTCGAATGAAAATTTGGAAAGAGTGCCTTCAGGGGAGCCAATGTCTCTTCTACTCGATATACTTTGCCTAAAGCCACATACAGATGAACATTTTTACTGTACCCAGTGCTCTCAACATTAGACCTACTTCTTCAGGAGTAAGTGGGTCGCTAATCTGTAAATCAAAGAAGAGATTATTATCCGACTATCATAAACCATTTATCCTACTTAAAATAGACTTGTGGGCAAAGACATGTTTGAGATGAAAATTCATAACTTATCAATGTAGAAACATGTTCTAAACACTGAAGATATCTATACTTCGGTACTTCACATGATTATTGTATTTTTATACTCTTCTAGAATAAACAATTAGTTATCGAAGACTTGGCAAAAAAAATTCCAAGTCCTTGAAATAAATTCTAACATGTCGAAGCAAAACTTTGATCACTTGTGTAGAACGGGGCTCAGCACATATGTTTAGCAGTCCCTAAAACTAAGTTTTAGGTTATACTAATCAAACAAAATCGGGAAACCTTACGTGCAGTGTTTTCCACCTTCTACGTAATTTGCCCAATACATTTTTCTCCTTCTCTCCTCCACTATAGTAGCAACCTGAGAATGCAAGCATATCAGGTTCAAACTTGATACACGAAACATACTATTGCATGGATATATCAAAATGATCATTGTAGTTGTGTTTCCATCCACAAAAGTCATTCCAATTTACTCTTTGATTTATTCACTCAAACTAATTTATTAAGAATCTGAAGTCTTTTCTTTACAGTTTGCCTATTAAGTTAATATAGCAACAACTCCTCCAGAGAAGTAACATCAGCTACGATGACATGTGACAATATTATCGTTAAAATCCAACTCAaaaacatatataaacatgaacaACGAAATGCCAGCATAAATACATAATACATATCTTACAATGCACAATCCAGATCAAGGCACAACCATCATTAACTTGTACCAAGAGTGCACGGTTCGTGTTAGTCCATTACAGGTCCACTCAAATTTCTGGACAAGTTACTTTGGTTCTAGAAAAGTCTAAAACAGTATATAAAGTCCAATACACCCTTTACAATTCTATTCAAACACATATAAAAATGCACATTTTAGCTTTGGATCAagtttcaattatttatttatctgcAGATCATGCATTTATGTGTTCAGATTAGCTAGAATATGCAACGACCAACATTCTGAAGTACATGTAGAACCTCTATAATTAAGATAGTTAAGTGGAACTTAAGATTTATTATACAGATCAGAAATTTGATAGATACCTGAAAGAGGGAAGATTGTCAATAAATTAAACGTCAGAAAGGGTGTGTTTGACTATATGATCAACCCTAGGAAGCTGGGATTCATGTGTCAAATACTCGGACACTCCAATCCCCGTATGAAGTACAGAGATACTTGCACAATCATGaaacaaataattttttcaaatgtcCTCGAAATTGGTCTGAAGTAGCTATTACACAGAACCGAAGTATTGACATTAGTTATCCTAAAGCAAATTGTTTTAAAGTACCTAAGATAGATTAAAGATGCAAGAAGGAGCACAATCTACATGACACATTATTGCATCAATTTAAATGATGAAGCTTTACTCCAGTTCTTTGTTGGTTTAAACCACCACTGGTTGCAATGCACACGTACCGATTCTCCTATGTGATTTCTTCAGCTTCTGTTAATTGAATAGCAGAAACAACTTAAACTTAATTACTAATCATGAAACCGAAAATGTATGTATTACGTGTATGTATGTGTGGCGAGTATAAACTTACTTGCAAAGTCATTGCTGGCCTTGCAGCATCCATAAAAGTATTTGGACCACGATCTCCAAATATTACCATTATCAGTTATTGCATCGCCCGCATAATCCTTAATAACattaataaaaaaaagaaataatCAAACCTCATTTCACGACATTTGAATTTTATATAATTAGCGGTAAATAGAAGTCCTTACCCAAACGTGAAATTTACCACCACCAGCACCAACACATAAAGCAATTACAAATGAGTCCTAGCTTTTGTTGATGGAAAAGTACTAGGGCATGCTTCTGACTATTTTATACTCCTCAAAACTCTTTTAAGATAAATAAGTACTAGGGTCTCATTCATAACTTACACTTGTTAGTAAGAATTCCTACATTGGTATTCTAATTAGACTGGATGACAGAAATGTACACACCATTCTGATAAAGGATGTTTACCATTCCATTTCTTTGTCAGTGCTCCTTGAATTGACTATTCGGAATAACGTTGACATGCTTCATTTCTTACCTGCAATCACAGGCATAGACAGATGTGTATGTGATTAAATATCACTAACAAAAATCCCTCGGATTTACAAATTTTAATAACAATATATGCATCAATAACCCCTGACTTTCTTTTTTTTCTAAATATATACATTCTCTAAATATAATATAGCCTTAGTTTGTTTCaacaaaaatataaaaagataaaaaaatcaGGCATTTCCCTCAATTTTAAGTTCGTATAAAAACTAAGTTATATCCAACAAAGAAGAAATATTTATTACACTGGATGGAAATCTAAGCTCCTTGCAGAATAATGATTAGAACATTAGCACTATTAGGCTTCCCCGTAGATGCCAGCACTACTATAAAGATAAATGAAATGATGTCATGGAATAATAAAAGAGAGAAAATGCTATCAAGGCGAAATATGAAAATGTAAAACTTAGGTATGACACTGTAGTAAACTTAAATAAACATGAAAATGTACAAGCCTCTGTCAAAGCGACAAATATATGTCAATTGGTATATATAGACTATAGCATGTATTACtatgattttcagaattataaaAACATACCTTTACCAATATTGGCTGTCCATGCTTTAAACTACTACTACTATGTACTTACATCGTGTTTAGAGCTTTTGAGAGTATCTTGTTCTCTGATAGAGACTACAAGGCTACCAAAATCGCACCAGCTTTCAACTTTCCAGTATTTAATCTACAAATATAAACTAGACTATActttgaaattaaaaaaaaatgatcTTTGAGATTTCTTAGTGGGGTTCCCAAACTGGAAAGAATTATGGTAAACACATATTATACTTATATAAATGATGAGTAAAACTTGCTATTTTTGTGATCTTCTCTGGAAAATCAGAGAAGATCATCTTCACTTAAATTATAGGTAAATTTTAGAGGGTGTTTTCTTATCAGAAGGTCCTCCCCTCTTCAAGTATTACTCAACCACACCTTTGCCACCCTCTTGGGGCGTCAAATTTCCAAAATCTTAAAATACAAGACTTCTGATCATTTCTTTGCAGAAACTATTACCCTCTCTTGTGCTTTTTTTAAAACtctaaagaagatagagaaaTGACCTACACCAATAACATCTATagattatcaatcaaactcaacATTAACCAAATAAATTTACTAAAATTTTGAAACTTATATTCTGATTTTTCCAAAGAAGATAAGAAAAACTAGGGTGACCAACCACATTGATCAAGGTCGGACCAAATTTAGATTATCTCTCAATTGCAAACTCTTACAGAGTAAATAAGTCATTATGGTAAATATAAATTATACTTATGTGTGAAACCTCTATTTTTCAATCATATCTTTTCACATCTAGAAAAATTGATGTGAATAACATGACTAATTCCAAGTATCATGGAATCCAGGAAGACACAGTGACTACAATCAGAAAAATGGTCAGGATTAGCTCTCTGTTCTGGGATAAGATCAATTCTATAAATATAAGGATGTGCATATTATCGCAACTGAGATAATATAGTTATGCCAGGTATATAAGTTGGGTTGCTCATATCAGCATCAAGCACCTTCATTTGGTCTAATGATGAAAAACTAAATTAAACACAAAAGATAAACCTCTAACTAAGTATGCCTGATTCAGTACTAAAACAGGGCAAACAAGTGAAGAATAACCCCTAATTAAAACCTCTAAAATCATCAAGTTAAAAAAAACCTAATCAAAAACCCTAAATTAGAAAACCCATAATTTGAATACTCACGAATTGATATGAATGTGATACGAAGGCAGGATACTCACAAATCGTATAAAATTAAGATGATGGTCAGGATTGGCTCTATGAAATTCATTTGATTAATTTGTTCGAATCAAAGGCAGAGCGATTAATAAAGACCCAGACACCATACCTCAGAGAAGATCCAgtaaaaactttctgatggagGTTCAAAGTGCTTGCTCAATTTGCCCAGACTGGTTCTATAAATTGCCTCTCAGTGCGGTGAGGACGGACGCATTGTGTCGCATAAATAAATTACTCTTATGATAACTTACAATATGTTTACTTCAATAGCTCTTCTATAACCGTTAACTagtatttaaaaataaattaaaaataaaattaatttactTAGAATACACTATCATATATAATACTTGCCCAAACGCTATACAACTTAAAACTTACATAGCACTTGCTGAATAAACATTATATtagtattaatttttaatttatgtatatttttaattttacttGGTATGACCTTGCATAGCATTTTTTTGAAAAACGTTATGTAAGTTGCTTTCTTGCATAGCACATAAAAAAGAGCTATTTAAGTAGTGTATCCTAAGTTCAAATTTGTAGTAGTgagttgatccttcagcatctccctctgagttgttgccatgttgacttgaagattctccgtcagtagcagtggtatctccattgttgccaaagtttccatcaccattaccttgagtatcatcatgattaacaggttcttcaccagcaacaacctcaggttcttgatcatgttctgattctgaatctgacatgtcatcaaacttcagtttctcagaagaatcttcagtttggatactagggagtttagtgtcatcaaatgtaacattgacactttcagttactttgtgttgatcaatgatatacactctgtatgatcttcttccatatccaacaaaaataccctcatatgcctttgcctcgaatttaccacgacgatcatcttcatccttgagcacgaagcatctggcaccaaatacataaaagtatttgatagaaggtttctgttcattcaagatctcataaggagttttcatgaagtctttgttgattaaagttcgattctgagtataacatgcagtattgacagcttcagcccaaaagtacattggaagaactgattcacttaacatcgttcttgcagcaTCAATCAAcgtacgattcttcctttctaccactccattttgctgaggggttctaggagctgaaaattgtctggtaatccctttgtctgtacagaatccattgagaagtgagttcttgaattttgttccattatctgaccttattgctctaacagggacattagaatctaactcgatcaacttgatatgatcaatcacaacttgtggtgtttcatccttagagtgaaggaataaaacccacgtatacttggaatagtcatcaactatcacaagacagtaacacttctttgacatcgaaagaacattaactggtccaaataaatccatgtgcaataatagcagaacaccagttatggaggatgtgttaGTGCCTCtctgacttgctttctttgactttcctttctggcaagcctcacatagtccttctggggagaatttcagctgaggcagacctctgaccaattctcttttgacaagagaattcattgttttaaaattgagatgagaaagtcttttgtaccatagccaactctcatctgacgatgcctttgcataagaacaattgacttcaggattgcttccagagttcatgtcagctacgaacagatttcttttccggattcccatcaaggagggtttttcatttttcttgtgcagaatctgacactttagcttgtcgaataaaacattgtagccgttgtcacagaaaTGACTAATGataagcagattgtgttcaagtccttgcacaacatacacattttcaatgataacatttccagctagcaaacagccatatccctccattaaacctttgttgttatctccaaaggtaaccactgggccagctttctcaaccacatttgatagcagggctctatctccggtcatatgtcttgacgatccgctgtcaagaatccacactaccggttgtacctgtttaatgccctgcaatacaaatggattagaccttc
It contains:
- the LOC141720556 gene encoding O-fucosyltransferase 6-like isoform X2, with protein sequence MVIFGDRGPNTFMDAARPAMTLQKLKKSHRRIGCYYSGGEKEKNVLGKLRRRWKTLHISDPLTPEEVGLMLRALGTVKMFICMWL
- the LOC141720556 gene encoding O-fucosyltransferase 6-like isoform X1, whose product is MDYAGDAITDNGNIWRSWSKYFYGCCKASNDFASCYYSGGEKEKNVLGKLRRRWKTLHISDPLTPEEVGLMLRALGTVKMFICMWL